In Romboutsia lituseburensis, a genomic segment contains:
- the murA gene encoding UDP-N-acetylglucosamine 1-carboxyvinyltransferase: MSKYTIRGGNKIEGRLAIRGAKNSILPIIAATILNESVSTIHNVPDISDVYVMIKILESIGCKVKYESGTLVVDSSNISSMEIDEHYVRKMRSSIIVMGAMIGRLDYTKISHPGGCAIGSRPIDLHLKALKELGVRIEEDDGFIKCFKDKLVGSTINFEFPSVGATENTMLAAVKAKGTTKIYNAAREPEIEDLQEFLNSMGAKVRGAGTNYIEIEGVETLHEVEHTVIPDRIAIGTYMVASAMTGGCLEVDRVIIPHMEPISDKLRAAGCNIEYKENGLVMTPPKIIQAIDLVRTSPHPGFPTDMQAQLMSLMALSNGTSVFHETIFENRFMHCAELTRLGANIKYITENICMIKGVANLHNAKVKSPDLRGGAALILAALTINGETEVSNIYHVERGYENIEQTLRSLGADILKIENLEKVKGC, from the coding sequence TTGTCTAAGTATACAATTAGGGGTGGAAACAAAATAGAAGGAAGGTTGGCAATAAGGGGAGCTAAAAACTCTATATTACCAATTATAGCAGCAACTATACTTAATGAAAGTGTAAGCACAATTCATAATGTGCCTGATATATCTGATGTATATGTTATGATAAAAATTTTAGAAAGTATTGGTTGTAAAGTTAAATATGAATCTGGAACATTAGTAGTAGATAGCTCTAATATAAGTTCTATGGAAATAGATGAACATTATGTTAGAAAAATGAGATCATCTATAATAGTGATGGGAGCTATGATAGGAAGATTAGACTATACTAAAATAAGCCATCCAGGGGGCTGTGCTATTGGTTCTAGACCTATTGACTTGCACCTAAAGGCATTAAAGGAATTAGGTGTTAGAATAGAAGAAGATGATGGATTTATAAAATGCTTCAAGGATAAATTAGTTGGAAGCACAATAAATTTTGAATTTCCAAGTGTAGGAGCAACAGAAAATACAATGTTGGCAGCTGTAAAAGCAAAAGGTACTACTAAAATATATAATGCGGCTAGGGAGCCTGAAATCGAAGACTTGCAAGAATTTTTGAATTCTATGGGAGCAAAAGTAAGAGGCGCAGGAACTAATTATATAGAAATCGAAGGCGTTGAAACTTTGCATGAAGTTGAACATACTGTAATACCCGATAGAATAGCTATTGGAACCTATATGGTGGCCTCAGCGATGACAGGAGGATGTTTAGAAGTTGATAGGGTTATAATACCTCATATGGAACCGATAAGTGATAAATTAAGAGCAGCAGGTTGTAATATAGAATATAAAGAGAATGGATTGGTGATGACACCCCCTAAAATTATACAAGCGATAGACTTAGTAAGGACTTCTCCACATCCTGGATTTCCTACAGATATGCAAGCTCAATTAATGTCATTAATGGCACTATCAAATGGCACTAGCGTATTCCATGAAACAATTTTTGAAAATAGATTTATGCATTGCGCAGAGCTAACTAGATTAGGAGCTAATATAAAATATATAACAGAAAATATCTGTATGATAAAAGGAGTAGCCAATCTTCACAATGCAAAAGTTAAATCTCCAGATCTTAGAGGTGGAGCTGCATTAATATTAGCAGCACTTACTATAAATGGAGAAACTGAGGTTTCTAATATTTATCATGTTGAAAGAGGTTATGAAAATATAGAACAAACTTTAAGAAGCTTGGGAGCTGACATTTTAAAAATAGAAAATCTAGAAAAAGTAAAAGGCTGTTAA
- the murG gene encoding undecaprenyldiphospho-muramoylpentapeptide beta-N-acetylglucosaminyltransferase, whose translation MKVLLSGGGTGGHVYPAIAIANRIKEEHPEAEIVFVGTAKGIESEIVPKYGYELKTVTVQGFKRKIDFDNVKRVFKLFKGLEQSRKVVKKFKPDLVIGTGGYVSGPVLFNASMNKVPTVIHEQNSFPGVTNKILAKMVTKVLTSFEDSHQRFPEGTRDKLVLTGNPVRKEILMARKNSARRNLGITEDKKMVLCYGGSGGSEDINNAMRLVIENMVKDDIAFIFATGKYYYEEFSNSISDIQLKPYQRVVPYLEDMANALAASDLVIGSAGAISLAEITALGKPSIIIPKAYTAENHQEYNAKSIEKQGAGIAILEKDLTPQNLNETVFKLLGDKEKLIDMANASMEIGKPEAIDLIYNEIMNIYKANNKQKVSNKKENKKEPIEASKDSETDESQPKVIGIKKK comes from the coding sequence ATGAAAGTTTTATTATCAGGTGGAGGTACTGGGGGTCATGTTTATCCAGCTATAGCCATCGCAAATAGAATAAAAGAAGAACATCCTGAAGCTGAAATAGTGTTTGTAGGAACTGCTAAAGGAATTGAGTCAGAAATAGTTCCTAAGTATGGATATGAACTAAAGACGGTTACAGTTCAAGGATTTAAAAGAAAAATAGACTTTGATAATGTAAAAAGAGTTTTTAAATTATTTAAAGGATTAGAACAATCAAGAAAAGTTGTTAAAAAATTTAAGCCGGATTTAGTTATAGGTACAGGTGGATATGTAAGTGGTCCTGTACTATTTAATGCATCTATGAACAAAGTTCCAACTGTTATACATGAACAAAATTCTTTTCCTGGTGTCACAAATAAAATACTTGCTAAAATGGTAACTAAAGTTTTAACAAGTTTTGAAGATTCACATCAAAGATTCCCTGAAGGAACAAGGGATAAATTAGTTCTTACAGGAAATCCAGTAAGAAAAGAGATATTAATGGCAAGAAAGAATTCTGCAAGAAGAAATTTAGGAATAACAGAAGATAAAAAGATGGTACTTTGCTATGGTGGTAGTGGAGGATCAGAAGATATAAACAATGCAATGAGATTAGTTATTGAAAATATGGTTAAAGATGATATTGCGTTTATATTTGCAACCGGAAAATATTATTATGAAGAGTTTTCAAATAGTATTTCAGATATACAGTTGAAGCCATACCAAAGAGTAGTACCATATTTAGAAGATATGGCTAATGCTTTAGCTGCAAGTGATTTAGTTATAGGTAGTGCAGGAGCTATATCTTTAGCAGAAATAACAGCACTTGGAAAACCATCAATAATAATACCAAAGGCATATACAGCAGAGAACCATCAAGAGTATAATGCTAAAAGTATAGAAAAACAAGGTGCTGGGATAGCTATATTAGAAAAAGATTTAACACCTCAAAATTTAAATGAAACTGTATTTAAACTTTTAGGTGATAAAGAAAAGTTAATTGACATGGCTAATGCTAGTATGGAAATAGGAAAGCCAGAAGCTATAGATCTTATATATAATGAAATAATGAATATATATAAAGCTAATAATAAGCAAAAAGTTTCAAATAAAAAAGAAAATAAAAAAGAACCAATTGAAGCATCTAAAGATTCAGAAACTGATGAGAGTCAACCTAAGGTAATAGGAATAAAGAAAAAGTAA
- the spoVE gene encoding stage V sporulation protein E produces MPKEALKKRIDKGIKTEFDSVIFYTTMLLVFIGIIMVFSASFVQSSFKHHDAYFFLKRNTIYAILGFISMIIMSNIDYRFWEKNAKTIGIVAIVLLLLVLTPLGIKANGARRWLGVGAFTIQPAEIAKFATIIITAKLIEKRYDKIKSLTKGVLPLILIPCLFFGLIMLQPNMSTAGTIILVTFVMIFVAGMDMKFVGAMFGCGVALFLALGLTSEYRLKRILSFLDPFQDPLGNGYQVIQGLYALGSGGLFGMGLGKSQQKWFYIPEPQNDFIFAIIGEELGLIGCAIVIMLFVILVYRCVRIALKCSNVFACMVVMGIGAQIGIQAALNIAVATSSMPVTGVALPFVSYGGTSLVIFMSAIGIVLNISKNVKIN; encoded by the coding sequence ATGCCTAAGGAAGCTCTTAAAAAACGAATTGACAAGGGAATTAAAACTGAATTTGATAGTGTAATATTTTATACAACAATGCTTTTAGTATTTATAGGAATCATCATGGTGTTTAGCGCAAGTTTTGTTCAATCTTCGTTTAAGCACCATGATGCTTATTTTTTTCTAAAAAGAAACACTATCTATGCAATACTAGGTTTTATTAGTATGATAATAATGTCTAATATTGATTATAGATTTTGGGAGAAGAATGCCAAAACTATAGGTATTGTAGCTATAGTATTACTGTTATTAGTATTAACTCCGTTAGGAATAAAGGCTAACGGTGCAAGAAGATGGTTAGGAGTAGGTGCATTTACAATTCAGCCTGCAGAGATTGCCAAATTTGCTACAATAATAATAACTGCAAAATTAATAGAAAAAAGATATGATAAAATTAAATCATTGACAAAAGGTGTTTTACCACTAATATTAATACCATGCTTATTTTTTGGATTAATAATGCTACAACCTAATATGTCAACTGCAGGAACAATAATACTAGTAACATTTGTTATGATATTTGTTGCTGGAATGGACATGAAATTTGTAGGTGCCATGTTTGGGTGTGGGGTTGCATTATTCTTAGCACTTGGATTGACATCAGAGTACAGACTAAAGCGTATATTATCATTCTTAGATCCATTTCAAGATCCATTAGGTAATGGATATCAAGTCATACAAGGTCTTTATGCTCTTGGATCAGGTGGACTATTTGGAATGGGACTAGGAAAGAGTCAACAGAAATGGTTCTATATACCAGAACCACAAAATGATTTTATATTTGCTATAATAGGTGAGGAGTTAGGACTTATAGGATGTGCAATAGTTATAATGCTATTTGTAATATTAGTATATAGATGTGTAAGAATTGCTTTAAAATGCTCTAATGTATTTGCATGTATGGTTGTTATGGGTATAGGTGCTCAAATAGGAATACAAGCAGCGCTAAATATAGCTGTAGCAACTTCATCAATGCCTGTTACAGGAGTTGCCCTGCCATTTGTAAGTTATGGAGGTACATCCCTTGTAATATTTATGAGCGCTATAGGTATAGTGTTAAACATCTCAAAAAATGTCAAAATTAACTAA